ACCCGCTGCGTCCTGGCAGCCAGGGCCGGTCAGGCCTTCATTCACCCTTTGGCGACCGCGAACAGGATGGTGGCTTCCGCGGCGACCTCGCCGTCCACCAGCGCGCGGCAGGTGGTCTTGCCCAGCCCGCGGCGCAGGAACTCCAGTTTCGCGTGCAGGTGCAGCTGATCGCCGGGGATGACCTTGCGCTTGAAGCGTGCGCCCTCGACCCCCGCGAGGTACCCGATCGTGCCGGGTTCCAGCTGCCCGTGCAGGCAGAACATGCTGGCCTGCGCCAGCGCCTCGACGATCAGCACGCCGGGCATGACGGGTTCCTGCGGGAAGTGGCCGGGGAAGAACGGTTCGTTCACCGTGACGTTCTTCAGGGCGTGAACCTCGCCGTCCTGGATGGACAGCACGCGGTCCACCATCACGAACGGGAAGCGGTGGGGCAGGGTCTTGAGGACGTCTTGAATCAGGATCGGGTCCATGTCAGGCCTCCGGGGGCGCGGGGGAAGAAACGGGAACGGGAGGGGGCTGCGAGGGCCTCCTCCCATCCGAGCCGGGCGCATGCGCCGGGCGGGCGGCTCAGCGGCGCAGGTAGTTGTCGCTGCTGACCAGCGAGTCGCCCAGCACCGGGATCATCTCCAGGGCCATGCCGGTGCCCACCGCGACCGCCTCAATGGCGTTCTCGGCGACGGCGACGGGAATGCCGGTCGTCTGGCGAAGCAGTTCGTCGAAGTTGCGCAGCAGGCTGCCGCCGCCGGTCATGACGATGCCGCGGTCGATGATGTCGCTGACCAGTTCCGGCGGGGTGATCTCCAGGACGCGTTTGACGCCCTCGACGATCTTCGTGACGGGTTCGGACAGCGCCTCGACGACGTCGGTGGAGTCAAGGCTGATGGTCTTGGGCAGACCGTTGATCAGGTCGCGGCCGCGGACCTCGGCGGTGAGGTTCTCGGCGTCGTCGAGCAGCATCGCCGCGCCGACCTTCACCTTGATCTCCTCGGCGGTACGCTCGCCGATCAGGACGTTGTGCTTGCGGCGCACGTAACGGATGATGCTCTCGTCGAACTCGTTCCCGGCGACGCGCAGGGATTCGCTGACGACGATGCCGCCCAGCGAGATCACGGCGACGTCGGTGCTGCCCCCGCCGATGTCGACGACCATGCTGCCGACCGGTTCGGCGATCTTCAGGCCCGCGCCGATCGCGGCGGCGAGCGGTTCCTCGATCAGGAAGGCGCGGCGGGCGTTGCTGTGGATCGCGGCGCGCAGCACGGCGCGTTTCTCGACGTCGCTGACGTTGCTGGGCACGCCGACCATCAGCTGCGGCTTGAAGCCCAGCAGGCGTCCGGGGCCGCCCTGCACCTTCTGCAGGAACATGCTGATCATCTTCTCGGTGAGGCCCTCGTCGGCGATCACGCCGTCCTTGATGGGGCGCACGGCGACGATCCCGCCGGGCGTGCGGCCGATCATGCGGTAGGCCTCCTCGCCGACGGCTTTCACCTGCTTGCTGTCGCGGGCCATGGCGATCACGCTGGGTTCCTGCAGCACCAGGCCGCGGCTCTTGCTGTAAATCAGGAACGTCGCCGTTCCAAGGTCAATTCCGATGTCTTCTGACAGCCTCACACTCGCCTCCGGTACAAAACTCCCCAATCCTAGCATGCGACGTGAGGGTCACATAAACCGCTCCTCATGCGCTGGGGGCGCTCAGGCGCGGGGTTTCAGGTACGCGGCCAGGGCTGCCGTCAGGCTGGTCAGGCCCACCAGCGTGAAGGCCTGCGCCACGCCGGACAGCCCGCCCAGTCCCAGGGCCTGCGTGGTACTCGCGGCGATCACGCCGAGGGACTGCAGCCACAGGGGGCCGTTGGCGGCGAGGGACGAGAACAGGCCCAGGGTCAGCAGGGCCAGCGCGGCGGCGCCGAGGAACAGCAGGACGCTCAGGAGCAGCAGCAGGACGCGCTGCCACGAGGGCGCGCGGGTGAGGTGGGAGGCAGGCGGCACGGACATCCGATGAATTGTACGGGCGCCCGTCGGGAAGGCGGTGAGGAACTTCACAGCTTCAGCAGAAGTTCAGGGGGTTCCGCGCTCACCAGACGGCGATGTGGCCGTCGGTGCGGGTCTCGGTGCCGCCCTCCAGCACACCGGTCACGGGGTCGCGGCGGATCATCTGCCCACGCCCGAATGCGCCGGGGTCGAGCTGCACGTTGACCAAATGGCCCATGCGCGAGAGTTCGCGGGCCAGGGTGCCGCCCAGCGCGTGTTCCACCTCGACGCGGGTGCCGTCCAGCCACTGCCAGCGCGGGGCGTCCAGCGCCTGCTGCGGGTTCATGCCGTAGTACGCGGTGTTCAGCACGACCTGCAGGTGCCCCTGCGGCTGCATGAAGCCGCCCATCACGCCGAACGGGCCGACCGGGGTGCCGTCCGCGCGGCCCAGGAAGCCGGGAATGATGGTGTGGTACGGGCGCTTGCCGGGCGCCAGTGCGTTGGGGTGGGCGGGGTCGGTGTGGAAGTTGTGCCCACGGTTGTGCAGGGCGATGCCGGTGCCCGGCACGACGACGCCGCTGCCGAAGCCCATGTAGTTGCTCTGGATCAGGCTGACCATCTGCCCCTCCTCGTCGGCCGTGGCGAGGTACACGGTGCCGCCGGTGCTGGGCGCGCGGGTGCGCGGGTCGTGCGCCACGTCTCCCAGGTGGGCGCGGTGCGCGTCGGCATTCGCGCCGGACAGCAGGTGCGCGACGTCCACCGGGGTGTGACGGGGGTCGGCCACGAAGGTGTGCGCGTCGTGGAAACCGCGTTTCATCGCCTCGATCTGCAGGTGCAGCCCGCGCGGGTCGTCGCGGCGCTCGGGCAGCGGCACGCCCCGCAGGACGTTCAGGGCGATCAGCGCGGCGATGCCCTGCCCGTTCGGCGGGATCTCGTACACGCGGTGCCCGTGCAGGTCGGTGTGGATGGGCGTGACCCATTCGCTGGCGTGCCCGGCGAGGTCCGCGCCGGTCAGCAGGCCACCCTGCGCGCGGGCGTGCGCGTCGATCTGCCCGGCCAGCTGACCGGAGTAGAACGCCTCGCCGTGCGTCGCGGCGATCTGTTCCAGGGTGAGGGCGTGGCCCTCGCTGCGCCACAGCGCGCCGGGCACGGGCGTGAACCCGTCCGGAGCGAAGGTACGGAACCATTCGGCCATCTCGGGCAGGTTCAGGCGGCGGTAGATGCCGGTCGCCCGCGCCCAGTTCGCGGCGAGCACCGGGGACAGCGGGTAACCGTCCCGCGCGTACGCGATGGCGGGCGCGAGGACCTGCGCGAAGTCCAGCCGACCGAAGCGGGCGTGCAGGTCGGCCCAGCCGCGCACCGCGCCGGGCACCGTGACGGGCGTCCAGCCGTGGCGGGGCATCTCGCCCGCGTGGCGTTCCTGCAAGGCGTCCAGGCTCAGGGCGGCGGGCGCCGCACCGCTGGCGTTCAGGCCGTGCAGTTCCCCGCCCGCCCACACCAGCGCGAACAGGTCCCCGCCGATGCCGTTGCTGGTGGGTTCCACGACCGTCAGTGCGGCGGCCGTGGCGATCGCGGCGTCCACGGCGTTCCCGCCCTGCTGCAGGACGCTCAGGCCCGCCTGCGCGGCGAGGGGCTGGCTGGTGGCGACCATGCCGCGCCGGGCGTACACGGGGCGGCGGACACTCGGGTATTCAGGCTGGAAGGTCACGGACGCAGCCTATCGCGTGCCCGGCGCCGGGGCCGGGGGCTGGCCGGGTCAGCTGAACAGCGGGCCCAGGTCGGTCAGGCGTCCGGTGGGCTGCGCGGGCCCGAAGGTGTAGCTCCCGAACACGCTGAGGAAGTCCGCGTGCGTGAGGTCGCGGGTCTGGCCGCTGGGGCCGGTGGCCTGCACGGTCTCGCCGCGCGCGGTGAGCGAGTACTCGCCCAGTTCACGCACGGCGGCCTTGCGGCCCCGCCCGGTGTGCAGCAGGGCCTGCACGCGGTATTCGCGGCCGCCGCGTTCGTTCAGGAAGGTGAGGAGGTCTGCGGGCGACAGCATGAGCGGGTCAGCATAGCGCACCCAGTCCTGCCCCACCTGCTGTGCGCGTCAGGAGACGACGGTTCCCTGGCCGCCCAGGGCCGCGCTGACCGGCTGGCCGTGGCGGGCGTCCCCGAAGATGACGCGCTTCACGCCGCCCTGCACCGCCTCGGCGGCACCCAGGACCTTCTTCTTCATGCGGTCCTGCGCGAATTCCAGGTAGTTCTCGACGTCCGCGGCGGGAATCTCGCGTATCAGGCTGGCCTCGTCGGGGTAGGCGCGCAGCAGGCCAGGCACGTTGGACAGCAGCAGCAGCGCGTCGGCCTTCAGGGCGACGGCCAGCGCGGCGGCGGCGCGGTCGCCGTCCACGTTGATCGCCACGCCGTCGTAGGAGCTGGCGGGCGGCGTGAGGACCGGCAGGTACCCTCCGGCGAGCAGCAGGTCGATCAGGTGGGTGTTCACGCGTTCGACGGTGCCCGTGTGGTCGCCGCGCAGGACCTTGACCTTCCCGTTCTCGACGGCGCGCACGGAGTCCTTGTGCTTGCCCTCGAAGATGCGTCCGTCGAGGCCGCTGAGACCGACGGCGTTCACGCCGAGCCGCTGGAGGCGTTCGACGATGCCCTTGTTCATCTTGCCGCAGTACACCATCTCGAAAATTTCCAGGGTCTGGCGGTCCGTGAAGCGGGAGGTGTAACCGCTGGGGCTGGTGACGAATTTCGGGGGGTGCCCGAGGGCCTCGGCAACGCGGTTGGTCTCGCCGCTGCCGCCGTGGACGAGGATCAGGCGTTCCCCGTTCTTCCAGCGGGCGGCGAGGTCGGCGCAGACGGCGTCGTAGTCGATTCCGGCGCTTCCGCCGACTTTCACAACAATCATGCCCGGCATCCTAGCGCATGACAGGAAGAAGGGTCAAACTCTTATCAATTGAAAATTAGCGGGAGCAGGATCAGCCCCGCCACGATCACCACGTCCGCCAGCGCCCACACCAGTGCGATCCGGCGGAATACCCGCTGGTACGCGACCTTGCGGGTCTTGTGCCGGAACACCCGCTGACCCAGCCAAGAGCCCAGCCAGCCACCCCACGCCTCCAGAGCATGCAGCTGCCGCTCAGGGATGCGGGTGCGGCCTGCCTCGGACGCCAGCCCCTTGTCGCGCCACATCGCCACGAAGGCCACCAGGCCCCACACGACCTGCCACGCCAGCAGCAGGCGCAGCAGCAACGCCGCCACTCCCAGAACGTCGCCCGGCACCTACTGCATGGTGCGCGGCAGCGCCTGGGTGGGGAGGATCTTCCTCGGCTCGCGGAACTCGATGTTCTCCCACTCACCCTCCTCGACGACCTCCAGGGCCGGGTTCAGCGCGCGGAAGTGCGCCACGACCTCCTGCACCAGATCGTCCGGGGTGCTCGCCGCACTCGTGATCCCCACAGAGCGCACGCCCGTGAAGTCCACGCCCGCGAGGTCCGCCGCCGTCTCCAGCCGCACCGAGCGGCCGCACTCGGCCTCCGCGAGTTCCAGCAGGCGCATGCCGTTGCTGCTGTGCGTGCTCGTCAGGACCAGGAACAGGTCCACGTGAGGCGCGATCGCCTTCACGGCGTCCTGGCGGTTCTTCGTGGCGTAGCACAGGTCCTCGCTGGGCGGCACCACCAGCGCCGGGAAGCGCCCCTTGAGGATCTCGATGGTCCTTCGGGTGTCGTCCACGCTGAGGGTGGTCTGCGTGAGCACCACCAGCCGCTCCGGGTCCGGCACCTGCACCGTGTGCGGGTCAGCCAGTCCCTCGCCACTCTTACCGAGCACGCCGACCACGATGGTCGCGTCCGGCGCCTCGCCGCGCGTGCCGATGACCTCCTGATGCCGGGCGCTATCCCCGATCAGCAGGATCGTGTACCCCTCGCGGGCGTACTTCTTCGCCTCGGTATGCACCTTCGTCACCAGCGGGCAGGTCGCGTCGATGGTCGCCAGACCCAGCGCCCGCGCCCGCTCACGCACGGTGGGGCTGATGCCGTGCGCGCTGAACACCACGGTCTCCCCACCCTGCGGCAGGGCATCCACCGTGTCCAGATCCTCCACGAAATGCACGCCGTACCCCTGCGACAGCCGGTCCACCACCGTATGGTTGTGCACGATGGAGTGATACACCGTCACCGGTTTCTCCTCGGTCCGCGCGGCCTTCTCGA
This region of Deinococcus sp. JMULE3 genomic DNA includes:
- the fabZ gene encoding 3-hydroxyacyl-ACP dehydratase FabZ, with protein sequence MDPILIQDVLKTLPHRFPFVMVDRVLSIQDGEVHALKNVTVNEPFFPGHFPQEPVMPGVLIVEALAQASMFCLHGQLEPGTIGYLAGVEGARFKRKVIPGDQLHLHAKLEFLRRGLGKTTCRALVDGEVAAEATILFAVAKG
- a CDS encoding rod shape-determining protein, whose amino-acid sequence is MLGLGSFVPEASVRLSEDIGIDLGTATFLIYSKSRGLVLQEPSVIAMARDSKQVKAVGEEAYRMIGRTPGGIVAVRPIKDGVIADEGLTEKMISMFLQKVQGGPGRLLGFKPQLMVGVPSNVSDVEKRAVLRAAIHSNARRAFLIEEPLAAAIGAGLKIAEPVGSMVVDIGGGSTDVAVISLGGIVVSESLRVAGNEFDESIIRYVRRKHNVLIGERTAEEIKVKVGAAMLLDDAENLTAEVRGRDLINGLPKTISLDSTDVVEALSEPVTKIVEGVKRVLEITPPELVSDIIDRGIVMTGGGSLLRNFDELLRQTTGIPVAVAENAIEAVAVGTGMALEMIPVLGDSLVSSDNYLRR
- a CDS encoding gamma-glutamyltransferase family protein, translated to MVATSQPLAAQAGLSVLQQGGNAVDAAIATAAALTVVEPTSNGIGGDLFALVWAGGELHGLNASGAAPAALSLDALQERHAGEMPRHGWTPVTVPGAVRGWADLHARFGRLDFAQVLAPAIAYARDGYPLSPVLAANWARATGIYRRLNLPEMAEWFRTFAPDGFTPVPGALWRSEGHALTLEQIAATHGEAFYSGQLAGQIDAHARAQGGLLTGADLAGHASEWVTPIHTDLHGHRVYEIPPNGQGIAALIALNVLRGVPLPERRDDPRGLHLQIEAMKRGFHDAHTFVADPRHTPVDVAHLLSGANADAHRAHLGDVAHDPRTRAPSTGGTVYLATADEEGQMVSLIQSNYMGFGSGVVVPGTGIALHNRGHNFHTDPAHPNALAPGKRPYHTIIPGFLGRADGTPVGPFGVMGGFMQPQGHLQVVLNTAYYGMNPQQALDAPRWQWLDGTRVEVEHALGGTLARELSRMGHLVNVQLDPGAFGRGQMIRRDPVTGVLEGGTETRTDGHIAVW
- a CDS encoding [LysW]-aminoadipate kinase; this translates as MIVVKVGGSAGIDYDAVCADLAARWKNGERLILVHGGSGETNRVAEALGHPPKFVTSPSGYTSRFTDRQTLEIFEMVYCGKMNKGIVERLQRLGVNAVGLSGLDGRIFEGKHKDSVRAVENGKVKVLRGDHTGTVERVNTHLIDLLLAGGYLPVLTPPASSYDGVAINVDGDRAAAALAVALKADALLLLSNVPGLLRAYPDEASLIREIPAADVENYLEFAQDRMKKKVLGAAEAVQGGVKRVIFGDARHGQPVSAALGGQGTVVS
- a CDS encoding DUF1294 domain-containing protein, which produces MPGDVLGVAALLLRLLLAWQVVWGLVAFVAMWRDKGLASEAGRTRIPERQLHALEAWGGWLGSWLGQRVFRHKTRKVAYQRVFRRIALVWALADVVIVAGLILLPLIFN
- the ispH gene encoding 4-hydroxy-3-methylbut-2-enyl diphosphate reductase; this translates as MIERIHLAKPRGFCAGVVMAIQAVEKAARTEEKPVTVYHSIVHNHTVVDRLSQGYGVHFVEDLDTVDALPQGGETVVFSAHGISPTVRERARALGLATIDATCPLVTKVHTEAKKYAREGYTILLIGDSARHQEVIGTRGEAPDATIVVGVLGKSGEGLADPHTVQVPDPERLVVLTQTTLSVDDTRRTIEILKGRFPALVVPPSEDLCYATKNRQDAVKAIAPHVDLFLVLTSTHSSNGMRLLELAEAECGRSVRLETAADLAGVDFTGVRSVGITSAASTPDDLVQEVVAHFRALNPALEVVEEGEWENIEFREPRKILPTQALPRTMQ